CGCAATCTCTTGCCGATTGCGTGAAATGTGATCGCGGCCCCTCCTTCGCAAAACGCCCCGCACGCGGTAGCCTTCCGGTCAACAAGAACACGAGCAGTAGGTGACCCCAGATGAAACGGAGCCTTTCCGGCCTCGCGCTGTGCCTGATGGCCACGCAGGCGTCGGCAGACCGCCTAGACGACTTCACCGCCCCGGTGATCTCGCAGCGCCCGGCGCTGCGCCCTCTCGCCTTTGTCGCGGCGGAGCCCGCGCAGGTGGTCCCCGCCAGCGAGGTGCAGCAGGAGTTCGCCCGCTGGCTCACCAGCTTCCGCGCGCGTGCCCGCGCCGAGGGGATCAGCGAGCGCACCCTCGACGTTTCGCTTCGCAACGTCACGCTCGACACGGACGCGCTGCACAAGATCAACAATCAGGCGGAGTTTACCAAGACACTCTGGGCCTACCTCGGCTCGGCGGTCTCGGACACGCGCATCGAGAACGGCCGAGCGGCGCTGGCGCAGCATGACCAGCTTCTGCGCCAGATCGAGGCGCGCTACGGCGTCGACCGGCAAGTGGTGCTGGCGATCTGGGGCATGGAAAGCGCCTATGGCAGCCATCGAGGCACGCATCCGGTGATCCCGGCGCTGGCGACGCTGGCTTTTGGCTCGCGGCGGGGCTCTTTCTTCGAGGGTCAGCTGATCGACGCGCTGCACATAATCCAGAACGGCGACACCAGCCCCGAGCACATGACCGGCAGCTGGGCCGGGGCGATGGGCCATACGCAGTTCATTCCCTCCTCCTACCGGGCGCTGGCAGTGGACTGGACCGGCGACGGCAAGCGCGACATCTGGTCGGACAACCCCGCCGACGCGCTGGCCTCGACGGCGCATTACCTTGCCGAGAACGGCTGGATTCACGGTCAGCCCTGGGGGGTCGAGGTACAGCTGCCGCGCGGCTTCGACTACGAGCTGGCGGGCAGCACGGGCCGCATGCCCTCGGATTGGGCCCGGCTCGGCGTGGTCGGCATGGACGGACGTCCGGTACAGGACTTCGGCTCGGCCCGGCTGCTGCTGCCGGCGGGACACAGGGGCGCGGCCTTCCTGACCTTCAAGAACTTCAAGGTGATCTCGCGCTACAACGCCGCCGACGCCTATGTGATCGGGGTCGGGCACCTGGCCGACCGGATCATGGGCGGCGCGCCGATCCGCGCCAGTTGGCCCGATGACGAGCGCGCGCTGACCAGCGACGAGCGCAAGGAGCTTCAGGTGCGGCTGAGGCAGGCGGGTTTCGATCCCTCGGGGGTCGACGGGCGCATCGGGCCGAACACGATCAAGGCGCTGCGGGACTACCAGCGTGCGGTGGGCGTGGTGCCGGACGGCTATGCCTCGCTCGAGGTGCTGCACCGGTTGCGCTGAGGCGGTTCAGCGGCACCCCGCGCCGCAGCTCTTCACCAGCGCCCTCACCTGGCGGGCGCTGGGACCGGGCCAGCGGTTGGCGTTGCAGGGGTCGGCGATCAGCACAAGCCGGCCCTCCTCGCGCTTCAGCAGCGCCGCCATGGGGCCGGTCCGGGCCTCGCCGCACCATGGGCCGTAGCAGGAAACGCGCAGGGTGATGCGCTGGTCGAAGGGGCGGTCGAAGCCCGCCCGCCCCAATGCCCAGCCCCAGAAGCGCGCGGGCACTTCGCCCGAACTGCGCGGCACCGGTCCGGTCTCGAGCATGCCGTTCACCGCGATCCACTCGGTCTGCTCGGACTTCGCCGCGCGCACGTCGCGCGCCACGTCCGGCGGCAGGCACTTGAGCGCAAAGGCCGGACTGGCCACACCAAGCAACAGAACGAGAAACAGGAACGCGGTACGGATCACAGCTTCTCCCGGAAGGCGGCCATCACCTGCTCGTAAACGGGGCGCTTGAAGGGCACGATCTGGCCCAGAACCTCATCCGCCGGCAGCCAGCACCATTCCGAGAACTCGGGGTGCTCGGTCTGGATGTTCACCTGCGCATCCTCGCCGTGGAAGCGCAGCAGGTACCACTTCTGCTCCTGCCCCTTGTAGCGGCCCTTCCAGATGCGCGGCACGATGTCGTGCGGCAGATCATAGCAGAGCCAGCCCTCGGTCTCGGCCTCGACGGTGACCAGCGAGGGGCTGACGCCGATCTCTTCCTCGAGCTCGCGCAGGGCGGCCTCCTGCGGCGTCTCGCCCTCGTCGATCCCGCCCTGCGGCATCTGCCAGGCGGGCACCTCGCTGTCGAGCCGCTGGCCGACGAAGACGTGCCCGGCGGCGTTGACCAGCATCACGCCGACGTTGCGGCGATAGGGCAGCGCGGCGATTTCTTCGGGGGTCATGGTCTTCATCGGAGGCTCCTTGGTTTGCGTCGCACGCTAGCGCCGGTTCAGGAATTTTGGAAGGGACGACCCGTCTGGCCACGAGGCGAAGCCACTGGAAGCCCCCCACGGAAAAAGGCGCGCCCTGCGGGACGCGCCTTTGCCAGTCCCGGAAACCCGGAAACCTTATTTGTCGGTCGCCTGCGCCTGCTGCATGAGCGCCTGCTCGTCGCCGAGAACGCTGAGGCCCTTGAGGATGTCGATCGCATAGGCCAGCTGGTAGTCGTCCTGGCGCAACTTGGCGGCTTCCTCGGCCTTGGCGCGGTCCTCTTCAATCTGGCGGACCTCGTCCTCGGTCAGGCTGTCGTTGTCCAGCGCGCCGCGCAGGTCGGCCTCGGAGCGGCCGAAGCCGGGCACGGTGTCCTCTTCACTCTCCGGCTCGGGCGGACGCTGCTCGACGACGATGTCGGGCGAGACGCCGAGCGCCTGGATCGAGCGGCCCGAGGGGGTGTAGTAGCGCGCAGTGGTCAGGCGCATCGCGCCGTCGCCCCGCAGCGGCATGACGGTCTGCACCGAGCCCTTGCCGAAGCTCTTGGTGCCCACGACGACGGCGCGGTGGTGATCCTTCAGCGCACCGGCGACGATCTCGGACGCCGAGGCCGAGCCGCCGTTGATCAGCACCACGATCGGCTTGCCGTCCGACAGGTCGCCCTCGGTGGCATTGTAGCGCTCGCCATCGGCGGCGTTGCGGCCCCGGGTCGAGACGATCTCGCCCTTGTCGAGGAAGGCGTCGGCGACCTTGATCGCCTGGGTCAGAAGGCCGCCCGGGTTGTTGCGCAGGTCGAGCACGATGCCGTTGATCTTGTCGATGCCCCCCGCGGCCTCGACCTCCTTGGCCAGCCCCTCTTCGAGGTTGGGGAAGGTCTGGTCGTTGAAGGTGGTCACGCGCAGCACAACGGTGTCGCCCTCGCGGCGGGTGCGCACGGCGGTGAGGGTGATCGTGTCGCGGATGATTGAGATTTCGAGGGGCTCTTCCTCGCCTTCACGCACCACGGTGATCACGATCTCCGAGCCGACCGGCCCGCGCATCTTGTCCACCGCCTCGTCGAGGTTCAGACCCAACACCGACTCGCCGTCGACGTGGGTGATGAAATCCCCGGCCTGCACGCCGGCCTCGGCGGCGGGGGTGCCGTCCATCGGCGAGACGACCTTGACGAAGCCGTCTTCCTGGGTGACCTCGATGCCAAGCCCGCCGAATTCGCCGCGTGTCTGCACACGCATGTCGGCGGCATCGTCTGGCGGAAGGTAGCTCGAATGCGGGTCGAGAGAGGTGAGCATGCCGTTGATGGCAGCCTCGATCAGCTTCTTGTCGTCCACCTCCGAGACGTATTGCGCACGGATGCGCTCGAAGATATCGCCGAAGAGGTCGAGCTGTTCGTAGACGCTGGTGTTCTTCTCGGCTTCCTGGGCCAGCAGCGGGCCGACGAACTGCGTCGTCGCCACCACGCCTGCCACGGTGCCGCCCAGTGCGGCCATCAGAAACTTGTTCATCCTCAGATCATCCCTTGTCGCTGGCGAACCATTCTAGCGGGTCCACGGGCGCGTCGCCCTCTCTTACCTCTATATACAGGGTCTCCGTGCGTCCAGCGCCGGAACCTTCACGTGACGGTGACGCCCCGTCGCCTGCTGCATCTCCCATCAGCCCGACGGGCGCGCCCTCGGAAAGGATTTCCCCCGTCGCCGCATAGGTCTCGTCCAGCCCCGCGAGGACGATGAGCAAATCCGGCTGCGGCTCGAGAATGGTCACGAGGCCATAATCGAGCAGCGGGCCGGAGTAGCGCACGGTGGCGGCAGTGGGCGTGGTGACGATGGCCTGCGGCAGCGTGGCGATCACGATGCCGGGACGTGAGACCCCGGCGGCATCCGCCTCGCCCGCCGCGCGCAGCACCTGCCCGCGCACCGGCATCGGCAGGCTACCGCGCCGCGCATCCACGGGTGGCAGCCGGTTCGGCGCCTCGCCCTGCGAGATGTTCGACAGGCCGGAGGCAAAGCCCTCCAGCGTCTCTGTGGCCGAGATGAGGATCGCGGTGCGCACCGGGTCCTCGGTGAAACGCATCGGCAGGTCGGTGCGGTCGGCCACCGCCTGACTGAGCTCGGTGCGCGCGGCCTGCACACCGGCCAGCCCCTCGCGCAGGGTTTGGGCGGCGCTTTCCTGCAGGGTCCGCAGCTGCGCCACCTCGTCGAGGTCGGAGCGCAGTTGGCGCGCCTCCTGCGCCAATCCCGGCGTCACCGCCGACAGCAGCATGCCCGCCCGCGCCGAGCCGACGGGCCCCGCCGGATGCAGCAGCGCCTCGGGCGCCGCCGAGCTGCCGAGGCTCGACAGCACGCCAAGAAGCTGCGCCACCTCGCCCTCCTGCGCGGCAAGGCGGCGGCTCAGCTCGGTCTCGCGCACGGCCGCGTCCCGGAGCCCGTCGCGCAGGGCGGCAAGCCCGTCCTCATAGGCTTCGACAGTGCGGGTCAGCGCCTTGACGCGGTCGCGCGCCGTGTCCGCCCGCCCCAATTGCACAGAAGCCGCTTCCAGCGCCCGCGCCGCGGCACGGGCAGCCTCGCCCGGGGCCTGCGCCAGCGCCGGACCCGCCATCAGGCAAAGGATCAGCGCGGCGGCTCTCATTCGTCGATCAGGCTCGTCCCGGTCATCTCCTCGGGCGGCGGCAGGTTCATCAGCTGCAGCAGCGTCGGAGCGACATCGGCGAGGATGCCGTCATGCACCGTCGCGCCTTCGGGTCCGCCGAAAAGGATCACCGGCACCGGGTTGGTCGTATGCGCGGTGTGAGGCCCGTTCGTCTCGTCGTCCCACATGGTCTCGCAATTGCCGTGGTCCGCGATGACCACCATGGCGCCGCCGACCTTCTCGAGCGCCGCGACCACCTTGCCGAGCCCGTCGTCCACCGCCTCGCAGGCCTTGATTGCCGCGTCGAGATCGCCGGTGTGACCGACCATGTCGGGGTTGGCGAAATTGGTGACGATGAGGTCATAGCCCTTCTCGATCGCCGCGACGAAGCGCTCGGCGACCTCGGGTTCGGACATCTCGGGCTGCAGGTCGTAGGTCGCCACCTTGGGCGACTTGGGCATGAAGCGGTCCTCGCCTTCCTCAGGCGTCTCCTTGCCACCGTTCAGGAAGAAGGTGACATGCGGATATTTCTCGGTCTCGGCGAGGCGGAACTGCGTGAGCCCGTGCTTGGCCACCCATTCGCCCAGCGTGTTGACGATCACCCGCTTGGGATAGGCGGTGGTCATGTAGGTGTTGTGCTTGTCCGAGTATTCGACCATGCCGAGCAGCGCCGAAAGCTCGGGCTTCTCGCGCTCGAACCCGTCGAAGTCCGGCGCGCCGATGGCCGCGAGGATCTCGCGCGCCCGGTCGGCGCGGAAGTTGAGGCAGAAGAAACCGTCGCCTGACGTCAGCCCCTCGTAGCCGCCGATCACGGTCGCCGGGATGAACTCGTCGGTCTTGTCATTGGCGTAGCTCTGGGCAACGGCGGTGACCGCGTCGGGGGCGGTTTCGCCCTTCCCGCCCACCATCGCCTCATAGGCCGTCTGCACCCGCTCCCAGCGATTGTCGCGGTCCATGGCGTAGTAGCGACCGATGACGGTGCCGATGCTGGCGCCCTCGGGCAGGCTTTCGTCAAGATCCTTCACGAAGCCTTCACCCGACTTTGGCGCCACGTCGCGGCCATCGGTGATCGCGTGCAGCACCACGTCCAGACCCTGCTCCACCAGCAACTTCACCGCAGCCTTGATGTGGGTGATGTGACCGTGCACGCCGCCGTCCGAGACGAGGCCCATCAGGTGCGCGCGACCGCCCGCCGCCTTCACCTTGGCAGCGAAGTCGAGGATCGCCTCGTTCTTGAAGAAGGAGCCGTCCTCGATCGCGAGGTCGATCTGGCCCAGATCCATCGCCACCACCCGGCCCGCGCCGATGTTGGTGTGGCCCACTTCCGAATTGCCCATCTGGCCGCTCGGCAGGCCGACCTCGGGCCCGAAGGTGACCAGCGTGGCATGCGGGCATGTGGCGTAGAGCCTGTCCATCGTGGGGGTCTTGGCCAGCGCCGGGGCGTTGTACGCCGTCTCGTCTCGCAGGCCCCAGCCGTCGAGGATGGTCAGGACAACGGGTTTCGGAGTGGTCATGCTCAAACGCCCTTTTTCTCGCGAGGTTGTCGCAGGTGTAGCAGGGCGGCGCGGCGATGTGGAGGGCCGCCGCGCGCCGGCCTCACCCGAAGATCAGTTTCGGGATCAGAAGGGAAATCTGTGGCAGGTAGGTGATCAGTAGCAGCACAAGGATGTTGACCACAACAAAGGGCCAGACCCCGGCAATGATCTGCGACACCGGCTTGCCCAGCGTCGAGGAGGCCACGAAGATATCCAGCCCGAAGGGCGGCGTGATCATCCCCAGCGAGATGTTCAGCGTGACGATCATGCCGAAGTGCACCGGGTCAATCCCCAGCGACTGCGCGACCGGGAAGAGCGGCGGCACCAGCACCAATAGCGCCGAGTTCGGGTCGATAAACATGCCCGCGACGAAGAAGCAGAGGTTGGCCACCATCAGGAAGGTAATCCAGCCCGCATCCACCGACTCCAGAAGGCCGATGATCGAGTTCGGCACCTGCGCCAGCGTCACGAAGAAGGAGATCAGCCCGCCCATCGCCAAGAGCACGAAGATGATCGCGGTGTTGATCGCGCTGCGCTCGGTGATCTTGAACAGGTCGTTCCACGTCAGGCTGCGCAGGATGAAGGCCTCGACGACGATCGCATAGACCACGCTGACCGCCGCCGCCTCGGTGGGGGTGATGACGCCGGAATAGATGCCGCCAAGGATGATGACCGGCATCCCGAGCGCCCATTTCGCCTGCCAGATGGCCCGCAGACGTTCGGACCACGCCACGCGCGGCTCGCGGGTCACCCCGCCCTTGCCGGCCTCGAGCCAGACAAAGAGCGCGAAGGCCAGGCCAAGCACCAGCCCCACCGCGAGCCCGCCGGCAAAGAGCCGCGAGATCGAGGTGCCGGTCATCCAGCCGTAAACGATGAGCGTGATCGACGGCGGGATCAGCAGCGAGGTTTCGGCGCTGGCCACCAGCAGGCCAAGGCTGAACTTGTCCGAGTAGCCGGCCCGGCGCATCTCGGGGTAGACCATCCGGCCCATCGCCGCGACCGTCGCCGGGGCCGAGCCCGACACCGCGCCAAAGGCCATCGAGCCGCCGACCACCACGTGTCCGATGCCGCCCCGGGTATGGCCGACCAGCGCCTTCACCACGTTGACCAGCTGCGCGGCAATCTGCCCCGCCCCCATGAGGTTTGCTGCGAAAATGAAGAAGGGGATGGCCAGCAGCGTCGTGTGGTCTATGCCGCCGACGATCTTCTGCACGATCGCCGGGTCCGGCAGCCTGGCGTAGAAGAGCTCCTTGTAAGCCAGCGCGGGCACGCCCAGCACCAGCAGCATCTCTAAACCGGCAAGCAGCAGCAGCGCGGCGAGGAGGACGATCAGGATCAGCATCGCTCGGCCTCCGCCTGCGCCGCGAAGCGGTCGATGACGCCGAAGAGGCTCAGCCCGTAGCGCAGCGCCAGCAGCAGGAAGCCGATGACTGGCGCCAGATAGATCAGCCCCATGGGGATCCCCAGCGTCGGCGAGGTCTGGCCGGATTTGAGCACGAACTCAACCATCTGCACGCCCAGCCACGCCACGTAGAGCGAAAAGAGCAGCCCCACCGTGTCGATGACCCGCAAGAGCCAGCGCCGCGCGGGTTCGGGCAGCTTGTCGCGCAGGTTGGTGATGCCCACGTGCTTGCCGCGCTCCAGCGCGAGGCCGAGCGCGAGGAAGACCAGGAAAAGGTTCATCAGCCGCACCGCTTCCTCGATCCAGGCAAAGCGGCTGGCCATCGTGCCGCCGAATTCCCGCACAACCACCGAGCCGAAGAACAGCGCCACCATGGTCAGGAACAGCACCACGAGAATCGTGCGCTCGACCCTTCGCAGCAAGTTGAGGAATGTCATGGGCGGTCTCCGGATCAGCGGTCGGGCGGCGTCTTGCAAAGAGGCGCCCGGAGAACCGGGCGCCCTGTAAGGTCTTGGTAAGTCAGGTCGCCCTCGGGGCGCGGACTTATTTGGCGGTGGCCGTCTCGTAGGCGTCTAGCAGCGCCTTGCCGGTTTCACCGGCCATGGCGACATAGGCTTCCGAGGCCGGGCCCCAGGTCAGCTCGCGCAGCTCTGCACGCTCTTCGGGCGAGGCGACGCGGACGTTGGTCCCCGAGTCCTTGATCACTTGCAGCGCCTCTTCGACGGCGGCGGCCTTGTGGGCGGTCAGATCGGGGATGACCTCGGCGAAGGCGCCCTTGATCACGTCCTGATACTCGGCCGGCAGGCTCTCCCAGAACATCGGGTTGAACAGAACCACGTCTTCCATCGCGCCGTGATCCGAGATCACTAGGTTCTCCTGCACCTCGTAGAACTTCATGTTCTTGATGGTATCGAGCGGGTTCTCCTCGCCGTCCACGACGCCGGTCTGCAGCGAGGTGTAGAGCTCGCCGAAGGGCAGCGCGATGGCCGAGGCGCCCAGCGCGTTGAACTGCTCGATGAGGATCGAGCTGTCCATCACCCGGAACTTCTGGTCGGCAAAGGCGGCGAGGTTGTCGAGCGGCTTGTTCGAGGTGAACTGCTTCTTGCCATTCGGCCAGAGCATCAACGCGACCATGCCCTTGTCCGCGAAGGTGTCCAGCAACGCCTGGCCGAAGGGGCCCTCGCGCAGCGCCTGCGCCTCGGCGGCGTCCTCGGGGATAAGGTAGGGGATGTCGAGGATCGACACCGCCGGGTTGAAGCCGCCAAGGAAGGCGGCCGGGGCGACGGTGCCCTCGATGGTGCCGAGCTGCACGCCCTCGTTCATCTGGCGCTGGTTGCCCAGCTGGCCCTGCGGGAAGATCTGCAGCTCGACCGCGCCTTCGGTGCGCTCTTTGACCAGCTCGGCGACCTTCTCGAGGTGCACGTGGCGGCTCTGCGCCGTGCTTTCAAGATGGCCGATCTTGGCCACGAACTCCTGCGCCGAAGCGGTGCCAGATGCGAAGGAAAGCGCGAGCGCAAGCGCGGCGCCGGCAATGCGGGTCATGACCATGCGGGGTACTCCAGAATTTTCAACGCCACTAGCTATCGGCGGCGCGGGGTGCAAGTCAAAGCGAACCGCCTATACGGAAGGCGGTCCCGATGCATCAGCCTGTTTCTTGAGCGTGCAGCCCCGCCTGCAGGGTCAGAGCAGGGCGCGGTCCTACGATCGCTCCCCCGGCTGCCGCGGAAGCCGGGCAGAAAAAAGCGGCCCGCTCATGTTTAACGGGCCGCAGTGAGATGCACTCCCCTCTCAAAAAAGTGCACCTATCTCATTTCGCGCGCCTGAGCCGGGTCAGCGGCGCCGAGATCCGGCATCCCGGCGGCGGCACCCTGGCGAGATCGCAATGGGTCGCCAGCCACTTTTCACATTGCTCCACCAGCGCGCAGCCGCAGCATGCGGCCACCATCACCTGATATTCCTCGGGCCGAAGCCGCCCCGTGTCGATCTGCTCGGCAAGGTTGAGGCCCATGACCCGCGCCACGCTGCGCGCCATCCAGAAGTGACGTGCCTGATCGCCCAGCATGATTCACACCTCGTTCCGGAGTTCATCCCGCAACATCTTGAAAGGACGTCCGTTCACACAGTCTTCGGGCCAGACGCGCGCGCGCTCCCCTCCAGCCTCTATATCGGCCCGGTGATCGAGCCAGCGGGCGCAGCCCTCGGCCCAAAGGCAGGCCCGGCAGCGCCGCACCATCCCGGCCCAGTCGTCCTGCGGCAGCACCCCGCGGCGCTGCGCCTCGGCGAGATCGACACCGGTGGCACGGGCCATGCGCTGTACGCGCCAGTAATGGCTGCGCTCGTCGCCCAGCGGAAAGGGCCTCGGGCCGCGCAGCATGTTGGCCGAGATCATCGCGCTAGCGTCCGGTCAGATCGCGAAAAAGGTCGGCGTTGCGGCAATAGCCCGGAGTGGCCGCCGTGATGCCATCGCGCGTGGCGAGCCAATGCTCGCAGTCACCGGGCTTGTGGCAGCCGGTGCAGGCCAGCACCGCATCCTCGAGACCGGCAAAGCTCAACCGTCCGCGCATCATCTGCTCTTCGAGGTCGACGCCGAGCGCTCCGGCCATCTGGTCGACGAGACCGGCATGACGTTTGAAATCCTTCGCTCCAGGCATGGCTCTTCTCCCTTGTTGGCGGCCTTTTCGGCCTTGCCTCGGGACAAGCTTAGCACGGCAGGGCGGCGGCCCCCTTGATGCACATCAACGTCAGACGCCGCCACCGGCCCGATACGCCTCGCTCGTGCGCCGCACGGTTTCGATTCGTTCGCTGTTCGGCGGGTGGGTCCCGAGGAAACGGTTCCCCGGATCCGGCAAACGCTCGAAGAACCGCGCGCCGCGAATCGGATCAAAGCCGCTGCGCAGCGAGATCACCGTGCCCAGTTCGTCCGCCTCCAGCTCGTAGTTCTTGGTAAAGGTTCGCGCCCCGACCGAGGCGCCGAATTCCTCGGCCGAACGCACCGAAGCCTCATCCGCGCCGGTCATCGCGGCGATGCCCGAGAAGATGATCGCGCCGATGGCGGCATCCTCCTGCACCCGGTCGAGGTGGCCCAGGATGTGATGCGAGGCCTCGTGGCCCATGACGAAGGCCAGTTCGTCGGCGTTCTGCGCCTCACGGATCAGCGCGAGGTTGAAGGCCAGAACCGGCCGCCCCTGGCTGTCGCGGGTCTGGAAGGCGTTCGGCGTCTCGTCGGGGCGGTCGTCGACGACGATCAGGAAATCGCAGTTCGCGCCGCCGCGGGTGAAGTTTCGGCACTGGCTCTCGGCCACCGGCTCGACACGGTGGACAACCTCGGTGAACTGCCGTGCGGCGCGGGATTCGCCCCCTCCAGAGAAGGGATCGTTGCGACCCGAGGGCACCGAGGAAACAGGCGCCACGGCACAGGCCGAAACAAGGGCCGAGACGAGGACGAGGAAAACGGGCAGAAGTCGGCGCATGCGGAAGGTCGCTCCGGTTCGGATCATGGATCGAAGGATAGGCGGCGGCGCGCCCCGGCGCCAGTGCAGCGCGCACAGAGTGGCATCTTTGTGCTTTTTGCGTGGGCCCCGCGCCGCCGCTAGGGACTGGTACATTTTGTGGATTGCACGCCGCGTGAAGGCGGGTCTAGGCTGCTATCATGTTCAGCATCGAGCACGAATTTGACGCCACCGTGGTGACCCTCGTCGACGAGGGCGAGCCGCATTTGCAGGAAGACGTGATCGTCTCGAGCTTCGAGGAATGCGTCACGGTCGAGCAATATGATCCGCGCACCGACAGGGTGAACAAGATCACGCTCTCGATGACCCAGATGCGCGATCTCGCCGCCGCGATCAGCCTGCCCGAGGGCGTCTATACCAGACAGGGAGCCGACGAGGAGGAGTGATCACCCCTCCACCCGGAAAGCCTTGTCCCGCGACGTTGCTCCGCGGATCAGCGTGAGCCGCGACTTTGGCACCCCCAGCGCCTTTGACAGCAGCTTGATCACCGCCTCGTTGGCCTTGCCGTTTTCCGGAACAGTGGTGACGTAGACCCGGATCTGCCCCTCTTCCTCGCGGATCTCGTTGCGCGACGCCTTGGGCGTGACGCGCAGCTCCAGCACCGTACCCGGCGCAGCGAGATGGGAAAGGTCGGACTTGGCCATGGCGGGGCTCCTCGTGCGGCTGCCCGTGCTCATATCAGCCCGTCGCAAACCAGACACCCCCAACTCGGCGCCGACTGCCTTCGGCCTGTCTCAAGGCACACCCCGGCACCGCAACCGGTTGAATCCGCGCCGTCAAAGCCTGACATAGGGGGCAACTGAATGAGGAGACGGCGATGCCCACCCCCAATCCGCAGGCGATGGACTTCCTGCTCAGCCGGCGCTCGCGCCCGGCCAAGACGCTGACCGGCCCGGCACCCGACCGCGCGGCGCTGATGCCGTTGCTTACCGCCGCTGCGCGCACGCCGGATCACGGCAAGCTCGAGCCCTGGCGCTTCATCGTGCTGGAGCGCGGCGCGCTCGACCGCATGGCGGAGGCCGTCGCCGCCCGCGCTTCCGCATTGGGCATCGACGAAGACCAGGGCGCCAAGGCCCGCGCCGCCTTTGCCGATAGCCCGCTCTGCGTCGCGGTGATCGAGGTGCAAAAGGAAAGCCCCAAGATTCCGCCGCTGGAGCAGACCTATTCCGCGGGCGCCGCCTGCCTTGCCCTGCTCAACGCCGCGCTGGCCTCGGGCTGGGGCGCGAACTGGCTGACCGGCTGGGCCTCGCATGACCGCACTTTCGTCGCCGAGACGCTTGGGCTGGCCGAGAACGAGCGCGTCGCGGGCTTCATACACATCGGCACCGAAACTTCGGCCCCGCCGGAGCGCCCGCGCCCCGACCTCGAGGCGATCACCACCTGGATGGACGCATGATCCCGGCGTCCTTTCTTGCCGCGATCGGCCAGATCGGCGATCCGCGCTTCCGCTCGGTTCTGCTCAAGGGGCTCGGCCTGACGGTCGGGCTCTTCGTGCTGATCTACTTCGTCTTCGTCACCGTCGTTGGCTGGCTGGTCGGCGACACTGTCTCGCTGCCCTGGATCGGCGAGGTGACCTGGGTCGACACCGCGATCAGCTGGGGTGCGGTGCCGCTGATGATGCTGCTCTCGGTGGTGCTGATGGTGCCCGTTGCCTCGGCGATCACCTCGTTCTTCCTCGACGACGTGGCGCAGGCGGTCGAGGACCGACATTATCCCGCGCTCGGCCCGGCGACCGAGGTGAGCTGGGGCGAGGCGCTGCGCGACACGCTGAGCTTCCTTGGCGTGCTGATCGGGGCCAACCTCGTGGCGCTGGTGCTCTACATCTTCTTCGCCCCGCTCGCGCCCTTCATCTTCTGGGGGCTGAACGGCTTCTTGCTGGGGCGGGAGTATTTCACCCTCGCGGCGATGCGCCGGGTCGGGCGGGAACAGGCCGCCGTGCTGCGCCGCCGCCACCTCGTGACGATCTGGATCGCCGGCGTGCTCATGGCGCTGCCGCTCTCGGTGCCGCTGGTGAACCTGCTGATCCCGATCCTCGGGGCGGCGACCTTCACCCACCTCTACCACCGGCTGCAGGGCGAACGCCCCGCGAGCTAGGCAATCAGGCTAGAAAGCCGGGGCTGGCGGGGTCACTCGCCAGCCGTCAAGGGCGGGCCCATCCGGTTGAACATCCAGCCGTCGATGTCCCGGACCGAGATCAGCCCGCTGAAGATGATCCCCGCGAAGATTCCCCACAGGACAACCGAAATGCCGGTGGTGATCCAAGCCTTGCGCTTGAGGTTGTGCACCTCGGGGCTGCCAGCGTGGGTGCCGGGCACGATCTCGCCGAGGTCCCCCTGCGTCTTCAGCCGCACGGGAATCACGCAAAGGAAGGTCATGAACCAGATGACCGCGAAGAGCACGATGCCGGAAGTGATTGCCATGATGTGTCCTCAGACCTGTTCCAGCTCG
The sequence above is a segment of the Alloyangia pacifica genome. Coding sequences within it:
- a CDS encoding TRAP transporter large permease, translating into MLILIVLLAALLLLAGLEMLLVLGVPALAYKELFYARLPDPAIVQKIVGGIDHTTLLAIPFFIFAANLMGAGQIAAQLVNVVKALVGHTRGGIGHVVVGGSMAFGAVSGSAPATVAAMGRMVYPEMRRAGYSDKFSLGLLVASAETSLLIPPSITLIVYGWMTGTSISRLFAGGLAVGLVLGLAFALFVWLEAGKGGVTREPRVAWSERLRAIWQAKWALGMPVIILGGIYSGVITPTEAAAVSVVYAIVVEAFILRSLTWNDLFKITERSAINTAIIFVLLAMGGLISFFVTLAQVPNSIIGLLESVDAGWITFLMVANLCFFVAGMFIDPNSALLVLVPPLFPVAQSLGIDPVHFGMIVTLNISLGMITPPFGLDIFVASSTLGKPVSQIIAGVWPFVVVNILVLLLITYLPQISLLIPKLIFG
- a CDS encoding TRAP transporter small permease; this encodes MTFLNLLRRVERTILVVLFLTMVALFFGSVVVREFGGTMASRFAWIEEAVRLMNLFLVFLALGLALERGKHVGITNLRDKLPEPARRWLLRVIDTVGLLFSLYVAWLGVQMVEFVLKSGQTSPTLGIPMGLIYLAPVIGFLLLALRYGLSLFGVIDRFAAQAEAERC
- a CDS encoding TRAP transporter substrate-binding protein codes for the protein MVMTRIAGAALALALSFASGTASAQEFVAKIGHLESTAQSRHVHLEKVAELVKERTEGAVELQIFPQGQLGNQRQMNEGVQLGTIEGTVAPAAFLGGFNPAVSILDIPYLIPEDAAEAQALREGPFGQALLDTFADKGMVALMLWPNGKKQFTSNKPLDNLAAFADQKFRVMDSSILIEQFNALGASAIALPFGELYTSLQTGVVDGEENPLDTIKNMKFYEVQENLVISDHGAMEDVVLFNPMFWESLPAEYQDVIKGAFAEVIPDLTAHKAAAVEEALQVIKDSGTNVRVASPEERAELRELTWGPASEAYVAMAGETGKALLDAYETATAK
- a CDS encoding DUF6455 family protein, yielding MLGDQARHFWMARSVARVMGLNLAEQIDTGRLRPEEYQVMVAACCGCALVEQCEKWLATHCDLARVPPPGCRISAPLTRLRRAK
- a CDS encoding DUF6455 family protein; the encoded protein is MISANMLRGPRPFPLGDERSHYWRVQRMARATGVDLAEAQRRGVLPQDDWAGMVRRCRACLWAEGCARWLDHRADIEAGGERARVWPEDCVNGRPFKMLRDELRNEV
- a CDS encoding DUF6455 family protein; the encoded protein is MPGAKDFKRHAGLVDQMAGALGVDLEEQMMRGRLSFAGLEDAVLACTGCHKPGDCEHWLATRDGITAATPGYCRNADLFRDLTGR
- a CDS encoding M48 family metallopeptidase: MRRLLPVFLVLVSALVSACAVAPVSSVPSGRNDPFSGGGESRAARQFTEVVHRVEPVAESQCRNFTRGGANCDFLIVVDDRPDETPNAFQTRDSQGRPVLAFNLALIREAQNADELAFVMGHEASHHILGHLDRVQEDAAIGAIIFSGIAAMTGADEASVRSAEEFGASVGARTFTKNYELEADELGTVISLRSGFDPIRGARFFERLPDPGNRFLGTHPPNSERIETVRRTSEAYRAGGGV
- a CDS encoding DUF167 domain-containing protein encodes the protein MAKSDLSHLAAPGTVLELRVTPKASRNEIREEEGQIRVYVTTVPENGKANEAVIKLLSKALGVPKSRLTLIRGATSRDKAFRVEG
- a CDS encoding nitroreductase family protein produces the protein MPTPNPQAMDFLLSRRSRPAKTLTGPAPDRAALMPLLTAAARTPDHGKLEPWRFIVLERGALDRMAEAVAARASALGIDEDQGAKARAAFADSPLCVAVIEVQKESPKIPPLEQTYSAGAACLALLNAALASGWGANWLTGWASHDRTFVAETLGLAENERVAGFIHIGTETSAPPERPRPDLEAITTWMDA